One part of the Candidatus Lernaella stagnicola genome encodes these proteins:
- a CDS encoding acyl-CoA dehydrogenase family protein, with protein MKLAEVFPLVGRRLSDIDEMTAETVTRWAEQDVIPKRLEHRENRETLLLPAYRSLAVDIGLQTMMWPEESGGSGRNEPEVAVATAAVVEQAARGDVGIAFVLAHALAVQAMLFVGREDDAASSEPWREAFGGGQSCFVSVALPGLTTHAAAETLHGLAYPIIATRNGSGWTLSGSDIRAQAMARDATLFAVCAAVEGEPALFLVPADAAGITVGDEYKTTGLAISRDALVDFNDVVAGDDACAFRGLMHWRRFQSWLCLGSAAACVGATLAGWEILKEWGESRVIKGKGQIFKENPLVASSLGEIGGAIGTNRLLVFDLARLIADEYANAAGNASGLFASATAIAQRVCRESMNVLDRTMELMASAGYATEWELERYWRDVKTVESRLGPWAAARADMARHYFDLQTL; from the coding sequence ATGAAGTTGGCGGAAGTTTTTCCACTCGTCGGAAGGCGGCTTTCGGACATCGACGAAATGACCGCGGAGACCGTAACCCGCTGGGCCGAGCAAGATGTCATCCCCAAGCGACTGGAGCATCGCGAGAACCGCGAGACGTTGTTGCTGCCGGCGTACCGCAGTCTGGCTGTGGACATTGGCCTGCAAACGATGATGTGGCCGGAAGAAAGCGGCGGCAGCGGTCGCAACGAGCCCGAGGTGGCCGTGGCGACGGCGGCGGTTGTGGAGCAAGCCGCGCGCGGTGACGTGGGCATCGCCTTCGTGCTGGCCCATGCTTTGGCCGTGCAAGCGATGTTGTTTGTGGGGCGGGAGGATGACGCGGCCTCATCGGAACCGTGGCGCGAAGCGTTCGGCGGCGGGCAAAGTTGCTTTGTGAGCGTGGCCCTTCCGGGACTGACGACCCACGCCGCGGCCGAAACCCTTCACGGCTTGGCGTACCCCATTATCGCCACCCGCAACGGCAGTGGTTGGACCTTATCCGGCAGCGACATTCGCGCTCAGGCCATGGCGCGGGACGCAACGCTCTTTGCCGTATGCGCGGCGGTCGAAGGGGAGCCCGCTCTGTTCCTGGTGCCCGCCGACGCCGCCGGCATCACGGTCGGCGACGAGTACAAAACCACCGGCCTGGCGATTAGTCGCGACGCCTTGGTTGATTTCAACGATGTGGTCGCGGGCGACGACGCATGCGCATTCCGTGGGCTGATGCACTGGCGGCGGTTTCAATCGTGGCTCTGCCTGGGCAGCGCGGCGGCGTGCGTGGGCGCGACGCTGGCGGGTTGGGAGATCCTCAAAGAATGGGGCGAGAGCCGCGTCATTAAAGGTAAAGGCCAAATCTTCAAAGAGAACCCGCTGGTCGCATCGTCCCTGGGGGAGATCGGCGGTGCCATCGGCACGAACCGCCTGCTGGTGTTCGATCTGGCGCGCTTGATCGCCGATGAGTACGCCAACGCCGCCGGGAACGCCTCCGGTCTTTTCGCTTCCGCCACCGCCATCGCGCAACGGGTGTGCCGGGAGAGCATGAACGTGCTGGACCGCACGATGGAACTGATGGCCTCCGCCGGTTACGCGACGGAGTGGGAACTCGAGCGTTATTGGCGCGACGTCAAAACCGTGGAAAGCCGACTCGGGCCTTGGGCCGCGGCGCGCGCGGACATGGCGCGTCACTATTTCGATTTACAGACTTTGTGA
- a CDS encoding acyl-CoA dehydrogenase family protein, with translation MRTIDDFTRPLDYISPLDKHLGKIVRDWADKHVIPHRRRFDEDWEDHTLIEPAFKALMADYGLQRMLFPEEFGGMGMGHSDYLGTGAFRIFEEVARADSAMAVAFGVVFWPLAMICVEPHVNRRLCAEFAPLFQADKAVFAANAMTEPQGGADIENMDLLRGKTIQATARLDGDEWVINGHKLWPTNSGGVADLFGVVCTTNPGSTDPADFAFIFVPANMPGVSQSKPYQKAGMAADKNSDIWFENVRVPKWYRACGPGDDFTYFKEVVSLGNLGSLAFAGGVMLNVYEIIRDFCETHFFRGKALKENDDVAGVLADLAANTEIIRIVGYQYARMLDRPDLYGPRWSEEVVTKGRAYKYDACDRALAQIESAMNLMSHFGCERAHDIEKHWRDFKIIQLWMGGKQLCQMETARWFYECETL, from the coding sequence ATGCGAACCATCGACGACTTCACCCGCCCCCTCGACTACATCTCGCCGCTCGACAAGCATCTGGGAAAAATCGTGCGCGACTGGGCCGACAAACATGTCATTCCCCACCGGCGGCGCTTCGACGAGGATTGGGAGGACCACACCCTCATTGAGCCCGCTTTCAAGGCGCTCATGGCCGACTACGGCCTGCAGCGCATGCTGTTCCCCGAGGAATTCGGCGGCATGGGCATGGGGCACTCCGATTACCTGGGCACCGGCGCGTTTCGCATCTTCGAGGAAGTCGCGCGCGCCGACTCCGCCATGGCCGTGGCCTTCGGTGTCGTGTTCTGGCCGCTGGCGATGATCTGCGTCGAGCCGCACGTCAACCGCCGGCTCTGCGCCGAGTTCGCGCCGCTGTTTCAAGCCGACAAAGCGGTCTTCGCCGCCAACGCGATGACCGAGCCGCAGGGCGGGGCCGACATCGAAAACATGGACCTGTTGCGCGGCAAGACGATCCAAGCCACGGCCCGCCTCGACGGGGACGAATGGGTGATCAACGGCCATAAGTTGTGGCCCACCAACAGCGGCGGCGTGGCGGATTTGTTCGGCGTGGTTTGCACGACGAATCCCGGTTCGACCGACCCTGCGGATTTCGCCTTCATTTTTGTGCCCGCGAATATGCCCGGCGTGTCGCAGAGCAAGCCGTATCAAAAGGCGGGCATGGCGGCGGATAAAAACAGTGACATCTGGTTTGAAAACGTGCGCGTACCGAAGTGGTATCGCGCGTGCGGTCCCGGCGATGACTTCACGTACTTCAAAGAAGTCGTGTCGCTGGGCAACCTCGGCAGCTTGGCGTTCGCCGGCGGCGTCATGCTCAACGTGTACGAAATCATCCGCGACTTCTGTGAAACGCACTTCTTCCGCGGCAAGGCGCTCAAGGAAAACGACGACGTAGCGGGCGTACTCGCCGATCTCGCCGCGAACACGGAGATCATTCGCATCGTCGGCTACCAGTACGCCCGCATGCTCGACCGGCCCGACCTCTACGGTCCCCGCTGGTCGGAGGAAGTTGTGACGAAGGGTAGGGCGTACAAATACGACGCCTGCGATCGCGCGCTGGCGCAAATCGAATCGGCGATGAATCTGATGTCGCATTTCGGCTGCGAGCGGGCGCATGACATCGAAAAACACTGGCGCGATTTCAAAATCATTCAACTGTGGATGGGCGGCAAGCAATTGTGCCAGATGGAAACGGCACGGTGGTTTTACGAATGCGAGACGTTATGA
- a CDS encoding TetR/AcrR family transcriptional regulator, translated as MSSKSNTKRGGRRPDLIRAARRLFFSRGYAGTTIEQAARAAGFSKRTVYLYFKNKDDLFISVAEEGLVKLRRNLETVAVADLGVEPSIAAIMEIYMDFAHQNPEYFRMIFRECSPDMVANVSEELRRRLEDHEHACLNVVATVVDVAVTEGRMPRIDRWETAVMFWGMATGILLLSLAGSQAVFGRSTREELISKAIWILYAGLRETDDYFRATGNQKTEQADKPTRAKRGGRKKAGRA; from the coding sequence ATGTCATCAAAAAGCAATACGAAAAGAGGCGGGAGACGTCCCGATCTGATCAGGGCGGCGCGTCGGTTGTTCTTCAGCCGGGGTTACGCCGGTACGACTATCGAGCAAGCGGCCCGAGCGGCGGGATTCAGCAAACGGACGGTTTATCTTTACTTCAAGAACAAGGATGACTTGTTTATTTCGGTTGCCGAAGAAGGCCTCGTAAAACTCCGCCGAAATCTGGAAACCGTCGCCGTCGCCGACCTGGGTGTCGAGCCGTCCATTGCCGCGATCATGGAAATCTACATGGATTTCGCGCACCAAAATCCTGAGTATTTCCGCATGATATTCCGCGAATGTTCGCCCGACATGGTCGCGAACGTGTCCGAGGAGTTGCGGCGGCGCCTCGAAGATCACGAGCACGCTTGCTTGAACGTCGTGGCCACGGTCGTCGATGTCGCGGTCACCGAGGGGCGCATGCCGCGCATCGACCGCTGGGAAACGGCCGTGATGTTTTGGGGTATGGCGACGGGCATTCTGTTGCTGTCACTCGCCGGCAGCCAGGCGGTGTTCGGACGAAGCACGCGCGAGGAACTGATTTCGAAAGCGATATGGATTCTCTACGCGGGCCTAAGGGAAACCGACGATTACTTTCGAGCGACGGGCAATCAGAAAACGGAACAAGCGGACAAACCCACGCGCGCCAAGCGAGGCGGGCGCAAGAAGGCGGGACGCGCATGA